From a single Stackebrandtia endophytica genomic region:
- a CDS encoding D-Ala-D-Ala carboxypeptidase family metallohydrolase — translation MTLNNSRRAFLAAAVAIPSTAVILAVTEGTAHAAGYQWGRTLAQGDSGDDVAQLQVRVSGYPGYNSQLAIDGAFGPHTHSAVAGFQQAYGLAADGIFGPASQGAIDSLQSPDNTPIHFEYGELNNCNGSWEGGRVSGPTAMFNALVTMWKLEAMRHALGDQPIVISSGFRDVNCNAAVGGAPDSRHMYGDAADLVGSHSFCTMAGQARYHGFSGIFGPGFPGHDDHTHVDGGSGSWSFPSCG, via the coding sequence ATGACACTCAACAATTCCCGCCGCGCCTTCTTGGCCGCGGCGGTCGCCATCCCATCGACGGCGGTCATCCTGGCGGTCACCGAGGGAACCGCGCACGCGGCCGGTTACCAATGGGGACGGACCCTCGCCCAAGGCGACTCCGGCGACGACGTCGCCCAACTGCAGGTGCGGGTATCCGGCTACCCCGGATACAACTCCCAACTGGCCATCGACGGCGCCTTCGGACCTCACACCCACTCAGCGGTCGCCGGTTTCCAACAGGCCTACGGCCTAGCTGCCGACGGCATCTTCGGTCCAGCGTCCCAAGGCGCGATCGACTCCCTCCAATCCCCCGACAACACCCCGATTCACTTCGAGTACGGCGAACTCAACAACTGCAACGGCAGTTGGGAGGGTGGTCGGGTCTCCGGACCGACCGCGATGTTCAACGCGCTGGTCACCATGTGGAAGCTTGAGGCGATGCGACACGCGCTGGGCGACCAGCCCATCGTGATCTCCAGCGGATTCCGCGACGTCAACTGCAACGCCGCCGTCGGCGGAGCCCCCGACAGCCGCCACATGTACGGCGACGCGGCGGACCTGGTCGGCAGCCACAGTTTCTGCACCATGGCGGGCCAGGCCCGCTACCACGGTTTCAGCGGCATCTTCGGTCCCGGTTTTCCCGGGCACGATGATCACACCCATGTGGACGGCGGCAGCGGAAGCTGGTCGTTCCCCAGTTGCGGCTGA
- a CDS encoding peptidoglycan-binding domain-containing protein, whose translation MSSRLRVALIAIMSAGLIGLAAPAAMADTPQPTPTGSHQANADLMDPQCAVPPDRDLNVTTQIYQIASSRGVTAKVMLSMFEAGWVESHMNNLNCGDRDSLGVFQQRPSQGWCNPASLCMDINHATNKYLDQAIPNDRNNPGYTAGQLAQSVQRSAYPERYDQAEAKARAMMAEVSDGTPPPGTSWPTLKSGSSGVAVVTLQHFLNANNAGLAADGQFGPATNTAVRNFQSAKGLSVDGVVGPQTWSALLVTVRNGDSGNAVKALQTQLNRHGANLAVDGQFGPATTTAVRNFQTAKKLGVDGIVGPQTWAALIQS comes from the coding sequence ATGTCATCTCGTCTACGGGTCGCACTCATCGCGATCATGTCGGCGGGCCTGATCGGTCTGGCCGCACCCGCAGCCATGGCCGACACCCCGCAGCCGACACCCACCGGATCACATCAGGCCAACGCCGACCTCATGGATCCACAGTGCGCGGTCCCACCGGACCGCGACCTGAACGTCACCACCCAGATCTACCAGATCGCCTCCAGTCGTGGTGTGACGGCGAAGGTCATGCTGTCGATGTTCGAGGCCGGCTGGGTCGAATCCCACATGAACAACCTCAACTGCGGCGACCGCGACTCACTCGGCGTCTTCCAACAACGACCAAGCCAAGGCTGGTGCAACCCCGCCAGCCTCTGCATGGACATCAACCACGCCACCAACAAATACCTCGACCAAGCCATCCCCAACGACCGCAACAACCCCGGCTACACCGCCGGACAACTAGCCCAAAGCGTCCAACGCTCCGCCTACCCCGAACGCTACGACCAAGCCGAAGCCAAAGCCCGCGCCATGATGGCGGAGGTCTCCGACGGCACTCCCCCGCCGGGAACGTCCTGGCCGACGTTGAAGTCCGGCAGCAGCGGTGTCGCGGTCGTGACCCTGCAGCACTTCCTGAACGCCAACAACGCGGGCCTGGCCGCCGACGGCCAGTTCGGTCCGGCCACCAACACGGCGGTCCGCAACTTCCAGTCCGCCAAGGGTTTGAGTGTCGACGGTGTCGTCGGCCCGCAGACCTGGTCGGCGCTGCTGGTCACGGTTCGCAACGGCGACAGCGGTAATGCCGTCAAGGCGTTGCAGACCCAGCTCAACCGCCATGGTGCGAACCTGGCCGTCGACGGCCAGTTCGGCCCCGCCACGACCACGGCGGTCCGCAACTTCCAGACCGCCAAGAAATTGGGGGTCGACGGCATCGTCGGCCCGCAGACCTGGGCGGCACTGATCCAGAGCTGA
- a CDS encoding NAD(P)/FAD-dependent oxidoreductase, with protein sequence MNKHIDVVILGGGYAGVMAANRLMKHDDVRVTVVNPRAVFVPRLRLHQLVGGTHDATCEFEEVLADDVRLVVDTATRINAAEATVTLTDTGTIGYDYLVYAVGSGNAGPQVPGAAEFAYPMATWESGRRLRSALHETPTAAAVTVVGGGPTGVEVAAELAEQGRTVTMICGRVVAPHLHATSRRTARKYLTGLGVTIVEGADATVTAVHRDSVELRDGRTLPSRITVWAAGFGVPDLATRSGLRTDSAGRLVTDETLTSVDDARIVAAGDSATPSDLPFRMGAYIAGCLGAHAADTLLDRIAGRRPSPINLGFPAICSSFGRNAGIFQITRKDDTPTKLYFPGFLGTKLKEASCQASVKHLVTEAAKPGSHHWPKDDKHRPALLRANRNATM encoded by the coding sequence ATGAACAAGCACATCGACGTCGTCATCCTCGGCGGTGGATACGCCGGAGTCATGGCGGCCAACCGTCTGATGAAACACGATGACGTACGAGTGACGGTGGTCAATCCACGTGCGGTCTTCGTCCCGAGGTTGCGGCTGCACCAACTGGTGGGCGGAACCCACGACGCGACGTGCGAGTTCGAGGAGGTACTGGCCGACGACGTCCGGCTGGTCGTCGACACCGCCACCCGGATCAACGCCGCCGAGGCCACCGTGACGCTGACCGACACCGGCACCATCGGATACGACTACCTGGTGTACGCGGTGGGCAGCGGCAACGCCGGTCCACAGGTTCCCGGCGCCGCCGAGTTCGCCTACCCGATGGCCACATGGGAATCGGGTAGGCGACTGCGCTCCGCGCTTCACGAGACACCGACGGCCGCGGCCGTCACCGTCGTGGGCGGCGGACCGACCGGAGTCGAGGTCGCAGCGGAACTGGCCGAACAGGGACGCACCGTCACGATGATCTGCGGTCGAGTAGTCGCACCGCATCTGCACGCGACATCGCGCCGCACCGCGCGCAAGTACCTCACCGGTCTCGGCGTCACGATCGTCGAGGGCGCCGACGCCACGGTCACGGCGGTTCATCGGGACTCGGTCGAACTTCGCGACGGCCGGACACTGCCCAGTCGGATAACGGTCTGGGCGGCGGGTTTCGGTGTACCGGATCTGGCTACCCGCAGCGGACTGCGCACCGACTCCGCCGGACGACTGGTCACCGACGAGACACTGACCAGTGTGGATGATGCCCGGATCGTGGCCGCCGGAGACTCCGCAACACCCTCCGACCTGCCGTTCCGGATGGGCGCCTACATCGCCGGCTGCCTCGGCGCACACGCCGCCGACACCCTGCTGGACCGAATCGCCGGGCGACGACCGTCCCCGATCAACCTGGGGTTTCCCGCCATCTGCAGCAGCTTCGGACGAAACGCCGGCATCTTCCAGATAACCCGCAAGGACGACACACCGACCAAACTGTACTTCCCTGGTTTCCTGGGGACGAAACTCAAGGAAGCCTCCTGCCAGGCCAGTGTCAAACACCTGGTGACCGAGGCGGCCAAGCCCGGTTCTCACCACTGGCCCAAGGACGACAAACACCGACCGGCCCTGCTGCGGGCCAACCGGAACGCGACCATGTGA
- a CDS encoding RNA polymerase sigma-70 factor: MNTTGEPTDAPRGSGENHATIEATETFLAHRRLLFTVAYEMLGSVADVDDVLQETWLRWTAVDTSDIAEPRAYLVRITTRQALNRLRSVKRRRETYVGSWLPEPLLTTPDVAGDVELAESVSMALMLVMETLSPTERAVFVLHEAFGFGYDEIAAAVDKTPGAVHQIAHRARRHVEDRRPRRSVSLREAETAVAAFRHALETLDLQELLDILAPEVVAIADGGGLKQAWPRPIFGADKVARFIIAGPAKHDVTYSVETTSVNGSPALAFYVDGRFDGVMAMNIMDGRITGIYFIRNPQKLSRLDTEVELTLE; encoded by the coding sequence ATGAACACCACCGGAGAACCCACCGACGCGCCCCGGGGCAGCGGCGAGAACCACGCCACGATCGAGGCCACCGAAACCTTTCTGGCGCACCGGAGACTGCTGTTCACCGTCGCCTACGAGATGCTCGGTTCGGTCGCCGACGTCGACGACGTCCTCCAAGAGACCTGGCTGCGCTGGACCGCCGTCGACACCAGCGACATCGCCGAACCGCGCGCCTACCTGGTGAGGATCACGACCCGCCAGGCGCTCAACCGACTGCGTTCGGTCAAGCGCCGCCGGGAGACCTATGTGGGCTCATGGCTGCCGGAACCACTGTTGACCACACCGGACGTCGCCGGCGACGTCGAACTCGCCGAAAGCGTGTCCATGGCGTTGATGCTGGTGATGGAGACGCTGTCTCCGACGGAGCGGGCGGTGTTCGTCCTGCACGAGGCCTTCGGGTTCGGATACGACGAGATCGCGGCCGCCGTCGACAAGACACCCGGTGCGGTGCATCAGATCGCCCATCGGGCCCGCCGACACGTCGAGGACCGCCGTCCGCGCCGATCGGTCAGTCTGCGGGAGGCCGAGACGGCGGTCGCGGCGTTCCGGCATGCGCTGGAGACCCTCGACCTCCAGGAACTGCTCGACATCCTGGCGCCCGAGGTGGTGGCGATCGCCGACGGTGGCGGCCTCAAACAGGCATGGCCCAGGCCCATCTTCGGCGCCGACAAGGTCGCCCGGTTCATCATCGCCGGGCCGGCCAAACACGACGTCACCTACTCGGTGGAGACGACCTCGGTCAACGGCAGCCCGGCGCTGGCGTTCTACGTCGACGGCCGGTTCGACGGCGTCATGGCGATGAACATCATGGACGGTCGAATCACCGGAATCTATTTCATCCGCAACCCTCAGAAGCTGTCCCGCCTGGACACCGAGGTTGAGCTGACGCTGGAGTAG
- a CDS encoding DUF397 domain-containing protein, which produces MNPRPSSTRHWRKPSRSSGGGGSNCVEVSAQKEVVSIRDSKISTGQFPYLAVGPEAWQAFVDSLKAT; this is translated from the coding sequence GTGAACCCACGCCCCTCCTCAACCCGCCATTGGCGCAAGCCCAGCCGAAGTAGTGGTGGTGGCGGCTCCAACTGCGTTGAGGTCTCCGCGCAGAAGGAGGTGGTCAGCATCCGTGACTCGAAGATCTCTACCGGCCAGTTCCCTTATTTGGCCGTGGGGCCCGAAGCATGGCAGGCTTTTGTTGACTCTCTAAAGGCCACTTAG
- a CDS encoding helix-turn-helix domain-containing protein — MARREPTMRAVWLGRELQQMRLGAGLSAKQIGNSIGRDQSTVSRMEDGRTPVSERVLDRFLEECGVVDPDRLADMHCIRRDAANSGWWDGYEGEVAGVLMDHTWVESKAEIARTFDLAHVPGLLQTPEYAHGVMSAVDPSADLDRWIELRMTRQHVLTKHQPMNLTAIIDHSVIRRQVSSPDVMRSQLDHLLKVTQLGNVDIRILPMDHYCGVTGAFEVFTLLSPYPRVGYIAGTAGDVCIEGHAVERLSVQFDRLLSASVNADDSLDLIVKERNDL; from the coding sequence GTGGCGCGGCGTGAACCGACGATGCGAGCGGTCTGGCTAGGGCGGGAGCTTCAGCAAATGCGTTTGGGTGCCGGGCTTTCGGCAAAACAGATCGGTAATAGCATTGGTCGTGATCAATCGACCGTTAGCCGTATGGAGGATGGTAGGACGCCCGTCTCGGAACGAGTTCTCGACAGGTTCCTTGAGGAATGTGGCGTGGTTGATCCAGATCGTCTGGCTGATATGCACTGTATTCGGCGCGATGCGGCCAACTCGGGTTGGTGGGACGGTTATGAAGGTGAAGTCGCGGGTGTATTGATGGACCACACGTGGGTCGAATCGAAGGCTGAAATTGCGAGAACGTTCGACCTTGCGCATGTGCCTGGGCTGCTGCAAACTCCAGAGTATGCCCACGGTGTCATGTCTGCCGTCGACCCATCCGCCGACCTGGATCGGTGGATTGAGCTGAGGATGACTCGCCAGCATGTCCTCACTAAACACCAACCCATGAACCTCACTGCGATCATTGATCATTCGGTAATCCGGCGTCAGGTGTCATCGCCAGACGTGATGCGGTCGCAGCTCGATCATCTTCTCAAAGTGACTCAACTCGGCAATGTGGATATTCGGATCCTGCCCATGGACCATTACTGTGGCGTGACAGGTGCTTTCGAGGTTTTCACTCTGCTGAGTCCCTACCCTCGTGTTGGCTATATCGCTGGTACAGCTGGTGATGTATGTATTGAAGGACACGCAGTCGAGCGACTGTCTGTCCAGTTTGATCGTCTGCTGTCAGCCAGTGTGAATGCCGACGACTCCCTCGACCTCATAGTCAAAGAAAGGAACGACTTGTGA
- a CDS encoding ABC transporter ATP-binding protein has product MVDGAIDEHIVFDGITKKYGKTTVLSAVDFRIAAGERVALLGQNGAGKTTALRIALGLAKADSGTVRVMGVEPHRSEALVRLGYCPQVTSAPGVLRVRELVRMVADLKGADEPTHLYGRFGISSLLQRQVGALSIGQLRIVITLLAFVGDPELVVLDEPTAALDSEHKYIIWQHVAEYCQAGGTLLLASHDFSEVTQLADRALLLHRGRLVKDGPVTDIVALSDVTAVEVVGSIPVDLAGVSRVLNTPTRTILLTRDPEKVVHGVQREGHRRVLSRQPTLEEVFLTMGDAES; this is encoded by the coding sequence TTGGTTGATGGAGCAATCGACGAGCACATCGTGTTCGACGGCATTACCAAGAAGTATGGCAAGACCACCGTATTGTCGGCAGTGGACTTTAGGATCGCCGCAGGTGAACGGGTGGCACTGCTCGGGCAGAACGGAGCAGGAAAGACGACTGCGCTGCGTATCGCCTTGGGGCTGGCCAAAGCGGACTCCGGTACCGTTCGGGTCATGGGCGTGGAGCCGCACCGTTCTGAGGCATTGGTTCGGCTCGGCTACTGTCCCCAGGTCACCTCAGCACCGGGGGTCCTGCGAGTGCGGGAACTGGTACGCATGGTCGCCGATTTGAAGGGGGCGGACGAGCCGACTCATCTGTATGGGCGCTTTGGAATCTCATCATTGTTGCAACGTCAAGTGGGAGCGTTGTCGATAGGTCAGTTGCGTATTGTGATCACCTTGCTGGCCTTTGTCGGCGACCCCGAACTGGTGGTCTTGGACGAACCGACCGCTGCCCTGGACAGTGAGCATAAGTACATCATTTGGCAGCATGTCGCCGAGTACTGCCAAGCCGGCGGCACGCTGCTGTTGGCCTCCCACGATTTCAGCGAGGTCACCCAGTTGGCCGACCGGGCTCTGCTGCTGCACCGAGGGCGGCTGGTCAAGGATGGCCCGGTCACCGACATCGTCGCTTTGTCCGACGTCACGGCTGTGGAGGTCGTCGGGTCGATTCCGGTGGATCTGGCCGGCGTATCGAGGGTTCTCAACACTCCGACACGCACCATTCTGTTGACGCGCGATCCCGAGAAGGTCGTTCATGGCGTGCAACGGGAGGGTCACCGTCGGGTGTTGTCCCGGCAACCCACTTTGGAAGAGGTCTTCTTGACTATGGGCGATGCAGAATCATGA
- a CDS encoding CPBP family intramembrane glutamic endopeptidase, with amino-acid sequence MALPVTKAVAALAVAGAAIATQPVVAADIPWPLIPMSLVAAAMLGAMWSLLLASHGKPANMPRLVNTLRLGLSHRSHGWLEIGSRAVVEEAIWRGLVAVLTAAAFGPVVALVASSVGFGLMHVHQGNRGIVVNIVNGAVFWVCGTLLGGLVAAILAHLAHNLVITGLVLGLHVQRTQVTSGGVEVG; translated from the coding sequence GTGGCACTTCCGGTGACGAAGGCTGTGGCCGCGCTGGCGGTGGCCGGAGCAGCTATCGCTACACAACCCGTCGTCGCGGCCGACATCCCGTGGCCGCTGATTCCGATGAGCCTGGTGGCTGCTGCGATGCTTGGTGCGATGTGGAGCCTTCTGCTGGCTTCTCACGGAAAACCTGCGAACATGCCGCGGTTGGTGAACACGCTGAGGCTCGGGCTGTCCCACCGGTCACACGGTTGGTTGGAGATCGGCAGTCGCGCGGTGGTCGAAGAGGCGATCTGGCGTGGACTGGTCGCCGTTCTCACGGCTGCCGCCTTCGGGCCGGTGGTCGCCCTCGTGGCCTCCAGCGTCGGTTTCGGTCTTATGCATGTTCACCAGGGCAACCGCGGCATTGTGGTCAACATCGTCAACGGTGCTGTCTTCTGGGTGTGTGGCACCTTGCTGGGGGGACTGGTGGCGGCGATCCTCGCACATCTGGCGCACAACCTCGTCATCACGGGATTGGTGCTCGGTCTTCATGTTCAGCGTACGCAAGTGACTTCGGGAGGTGTCGAAGTTGGTTGA
- a CDS encoding SagB family peptide dehydrogenase, which translates to MDNPRLATVRSWRRLRDEPFGAPDLAEDLHEASKFYESTMSRQVHTARVYADSDLVGSAATGVRQMAGLPYLELPDETTNVQPCALVREPSAHRFRDRRVDTATLGRLMWLSYGQYSDTHPVGEGQHHVNRRPVASAGSLYPLELYILASGQTKRLYHYDPRRHVLEILHDDVAPQRLMVPHAATETASAVVLIMGMFQRSRFKYGLRGYRFVLMEAGAVIHQLQLAAQALGLVSRPYAGVYDDVVEEMVGCDGVDESFINAVLIGHRDG; encoded by the coding sequence ATGGACAACCCGCGTCTTGCGACGGTTCGCAGCTGGCGTCGGCTTCGCGACGAACCCTTCGGGGCACCGGACCTAGCCGAGGATCTGCACGAAGCCTCCAAATTCTATGAGAGCACGATGTCACGACAGGTGCACACCGCCCGTGTCTATGCAGACTCGGATCTGGTCGGCAGCGCCGCCACCGGTGTGCGCCAGATGGCTGGATTGCCTTACTTGGAGCTTCCCGATGAGACGACGAATGTGCAACCCTGTGCGTTGGTGCGTGAGCCGTCCGCGCACCGGTTCCGAGATCGTCGGGTGGATACCGCCACGCTCGGGAGGCTGATGTGGCTTAGCTACGGCCAATACTCCGATACGCACCCGGTGGGAGAGGGGCAGCATCATGTCAACCGACGGCCCGTCGCCTCGGCGGGCTCGTTGTATCCGCTGGAACTTTACATCCTGGCCTCTGGCCAGACGAAGAGGTTGTACCACTACGATCCGCGACGGCACGTACTGGAGATTCTTCACGACGACGTCGCACCTCAACGGTTGATGGTGCCGCATGCGGCGACCGAGACCGCCTCTGCGGTCGTGTTGATCATGGGGATGTTTCAGCGCAGTCGGTTCAAGTACGGTTTGCGTGGTTATCGCTTCGTGCTGATGGAGGCCGGAGCAGTGATTCACCAGTTGCAGTTGGCGGCACAGGCCCTGGGACTGGTTTCTCGCCCCTACGCGGGCGTTTACGACGATGTGGTCGAGGAAATGGTCGGCTGCGACGGAGTGGACGAGTCGTTCATCAATGCAGTCCTTATCGGACATCGAGATGGTTGA
- a CDS encoding YcaO-like family protein: MPEVLVGRHVGVVGAADIMLPQPGEARVHRVVADSGDNRPLSGYPAVDRGWGTDTDPARARIAAVMETFERQCLHGDAHPSPFTATRRALQARDRRHVSPESLATFTREQYAGDGFRLARPPGVDDEMSWVAGFDLVTGEEVALPRQYCLYTDHGGEEPVWYRSTSNGSGAGSTPWAACLSGLLELLERDAIMMLWHHRLRPPHLEVSDASPLGRLIARQVTAAEVEYRLIDLTGIHRIPVVLAVVWSRLNGRQVYSLGGAAGRTRAAAAHKALMEASMLNSNCREIVGTGHARLMSPDEVTDFDGHMQYYLHPDRQIGLDFLLESRSTLPVDDIVPAELAGPPATILRRVSHRLREEIAAEVYAVNLTPEGAETFDLHAYRVVAPKLYPLDCGHDLRHLRHPRLKVDPSGRPVVAEQLNSEPHPFP; this comes from the coding sequence ATGCCGGAGGTATTGGTCGGACGACACGTTGGTGTCGTCGGTGCCGCCGACATCATGCTGCCGCAGCCCGGTGAGGCGAGGGTGCACCGAGTCGTCGCGGATTCGGGAGACAACCGACCGCTGAGCGGCTATCCGGCGGTCGATCGTGGTTGGGGGACGGATACGGACCCTGCGCGGGCGCGTATCGCCGCCGTCATGGAGACGTTTGAACGACAGTGTCTCCACGGCGACGCACACCCGTCCCCGTTCACTGCCACGCGACGGGCGCTGCAGGCACGCGACCGCCGCCATGTTTCGCCGGAGTCCTTGGCGACGTTCACGAGGGAGCAATACGCCGGCGACGGATTCCGATTGGCGCGACCGCCTGGCGTGGATGACGAGATGTCCTGGGTCGCCGGCTTCGACCTGGTGACCGGTGAGGAGGTGGCGTTGCCCCGACAGTACTGCCTGTACACCGATCATGGTGGGGAGGAACCGGTCTGGTACCGGTCGACCAGCAATGGTTCGGGAGCGGGCTCGACGCCCTGGGCGGCGTGCCTGTCCGGATTGCTTGAGCTGTTGGAACGTGACGCCATCATGATGTTGTGGCATCACCGATTGCGTCCGCCGCACCTCGAAGTGTCCGATGCTAGTCCATTGGGGAGGTTGATTGCTCGCCAGGTGACGGCTGCCGAGGTCGAATACCGACTTATCGATCTCACCGGGATACATCGAATTCCGGTGGTGCTGGCCGTGGTGTGGAGTCGCCTGAACGGTAGGCAGGTGTACAGCCTGGGGGGCGCTGCCGGACGGACCCGGGCGGCAGCGGCGCACAAGGCGCTGATGGAGGCGTCGATGTTGAACTCCAACTGTCGGGAGATCGTCGGCACCGGCCATGCGAGATTGATGAGCCCGGATGAGGTGACCGACTTCGATGGCCATATGCAGTACTACCTGCATCCTGACCGTCAGATCGGTTTGGACTTTTTGTTGGAGAGCCGCTCGACTCTCCCTGTGGACGACATTGTCCCTGCTGAGTTGGCTGGCCCGCCCGCGACGATTCTTCGCCGTGTGAGCCACCGTTTGAGGGAAGAGATTGCCGCTGAGGTCTACGCGGTCAACTTGACCCCGGAGGGGGCCGAGACATTCGACCTTCATGCCTACCGGGTGGTCGCACCGAAGCTATACCCACTCGATTGTGGACATGATCTCCGCCATCTGAGGCATCCGCGCCTGAAAGTCGATCCATCCGGCCGCCCGGTCGTCGCCGAGCAACTCAATTCCGAACCGCACCCGTTCCCCTGA
- a CDS encoding TOMM precursor leader peptide-binding protein, producing the protein MPESRAPLHFRQTLIAAPHQQEESIMGCTAQSVVQKTPWLRCSQAEDAVTLADVDSVIRYEGTASRVLPVLLPWLTGRRTIADVADRLGMPHRVDLLVRLCQRLVDDGFAGLVDHGMPDLDAADERLPNVLPSPPLESSFPVPSKIRVVGATDEIAAMQAVAPVDWDVTGANWRALDPDDDAVVVAWIAEPNAPEVAAWNETAYLGRRPWLPISGYDGQVAVVGPYVHPPHTPCYECYRRRRASRGSLGEESLKLAQVTPFRLTTKPFTQTLAAIAMIQLQLWVDHRHPNIPGAVQTVTLQEGLSVEKEYVLRVPRCGACRPAARITRPAPWAAYFDIEVG; encoded by the coding sequence GTGCCCGAATCTCGGGCGCCCCTCCACTTCCGACAGACCCTGATAGCCGCGCCGCATCAACAGGAGGAATCGATCATGGGCTGTACCGCGCAGTCGGTTGTACAGAAGACACCTTGGCTGCGGTGTAGCCAGGCCGAGGATGCGGTCACTTTGGCCGATGTGGATAGTGTGATCCGATATGAGGGAACCGCTAGCCGCGTCCTGCCGGTGTTGCTGCCCTGGCTGACCGGGCGGAGGACCATCGCCGACGTGGCGGACCGGCTGGGTATGCCGCACCGAGTGGATCTGCTGGTCAGGTTGTGTCAACGCTTGGTTGACGACGGGTTCGCAGGACTGGTGGACCATGGGATGCCGGACCTGGATGCCGCGGACGAACGGTTGCCCAATGTGCTGCCGAGTCCACCGTTGGAATCGTCGTTCCCGGTCCCCTCGAAGATCCGAGTGGTTGGAGCGACTGACGAGATCGCGGCGATGCAGGCGGTCGCCCCTGTGGACTGGGACGTGACTGGGGCGAATTGGAGGGCGCTCGATCCCGACGATGATGCCGTAGTGGTCGCCTGGATAGCCGAGCCGAATGCCCCGGAGGTGGCGGCTTGGAACGAGACGGCCTACCTTGGACGCCGCCCGTGGCTGCCGATCAGTGGCTACGACGGCCAGGTGGCGGTGGTGGGGCCGTATGTTCATCCACCGCATACCCCCTGCTACGAGTGCTATCGCCGTCGACGTGCGTCACGCGGTTCGCTGGGGGAGGAGTCCCTGAAACTGGCACAGGTCACGCCCTTTCGGTTGACCACCAAGCCGTTTACCCAGACCTTGGCCGCCATCGCCATGATTCAGCTCCAACTGTGGGTTGACCATCGTCATCCGAACATTCCCGGAGCAGTCCAGACGGTCACTCTTCAGGAGGGACTCTCAGTGGAGAAGGAGTACGTCCTTAGGGTGCCTCGATGCGGTGCCTGCCGCCCGGCGGCCAGAATCACTCGTCCGGCGCCGTGGGCCGCCTACTTTGACATCGAGGTCGGCTGA
- a CDS encoding response regulator — protein sequence MTIEVIIADDHPVVREGLRAVLCGEPDIEVVGECGDGEQAVLMAARLRPDVAILDLRMPVLDGADATARIVADGSAAVLVITTYDTDGDIVRAIRAGASGFLLKDAARTELIDGVRRVARGETVLTEAAVTAMTVQLRGEIPSLSPRESDVLRRVALGLSNPQIGAELYITEATVKTHVTRIFTKLGVSDRTAAVTTAMARGLLPPPR from the coding sequence ATGACCATCGAGGTGATCATCGCCGACGACCATCCCGTCGTCAGGGAGGGGCTGCGCGCGGTGTTGTGCGGCGAACCGGATATCGAGGTCGTCGGCGAATGCGGCGACGGGGAACAGGCGGTCCTGATGGCCGCTCGGTTGCGGCCGGACGTGGCGATCCTCGACCTGCGAATGCCGGTCCTGGACGGTGCCGATGCCACGGCACGCATCGTCGCCGATGGGTCGGCGGCCGTACTCGTCATCACCACCTACGACACCGATGGCGACATCGTTCGCGCGATCCGTGCGGGGGCATCGGGTTTTCTGTTGAAGGACGCCGCCCGCACCGAACTGATCGACGGAGTGCGTCGGGTCGCCCGGGGCGAAACCGTCCTCACCGAGGCGGCCGTCACTGCGATGACCGTCCAATTGCGAGGTGAGATTCCGAGTCTGTCGCCACGGGAGTCGGACGTCCTGCGGCGGGTGGCGCTCGGACTGTCGAATCCACAGATCGGCGCCGAACTGTACATAACCGAGGCGACCGTGAAAACCCACGTCACCCGAATCTTCACCAAGCTGGGCGTATCCGACCGAACCGCCGCCGTCACCACCGCGATGGCCAGAGGCCTGCTGCCACCACCCCGCTGA